In Spirosoma pollinicola, the genomic window TACGCAGACGGTACAGCAACAGAAGACAGTGATGTAGACATATTGGTCGAGTTTAAAAAGCCTGTTGGCTTCGAGTTTATAGACTTGTCGATTGAGCTGGAGAACCTGCTTCAAAAGCCCGTTGATTTAGTAACTCGAAAAGCGATAAAGCCAAGGTTAATGCCTTATATCACACAACAGT contains:
- a CDS encoding nucleotidyltransferase family protein — translated: MDGDHIKELLKANKERLFIAYPLASLALFGSYADGTATEDSDVDILVEFKKPVGFEFIDLSIELENLLQKPVDLVTRKAIKPRLMPYITQQLYYV